The Candidatus Saccharimonadales bacterium DNA segment ATTGTCGGTTGCACATTCTACGATAATGCCAGCCCCACCAGGTCCGTAGCCTTCGTAGGTGACCTCCTCGATAATGGCTCCACCCAGTTTACCTGAGCCACGGTCGATGGCCCGCTGAATATTGGCGTGTGGCATACTGGCTGCTTTGGCCTTATCGATGGCTAGTCTCAAAGCAAAGTTGGTCTCAGGATCATCACCGCTTCGAGCAGCAATGGCCAACATATTACCAAGTTTGGTAAAGATAGCACCCTTCTGAGCGTCCTTGGCGCCCTTCTGGCGTTTGATGGTTGACCACTTTGAATGACCCGACATAGTAACCCTAGTATATCATAATCACCTCTGTTAGCAAGGTCACCTGGGAGACCCATGATACTATGTTGATGTGAAAGCGAGCTTACGATTTTTGCTCCTTGCCAACTACCTAAACCTGCTCGGTTTCGCTATGTTCTCGCCGCTTTACGCCCTCTTCGCCCTACGCATCGGGGCCCAAGTCTTTCAGACGGGAGCCGCCTGGGCTACATACACAGCCATCGCCGGCTTGATGATTATCATCTTTGGCAAGATGGAAGATAGCTTCAAGAAGAAGTACGAGTTGATAGTGATCGGCTACTTTTGGTTAGCCGCAGGAGCACTCTCTTTCTTGCTAGCTAAGAGCCCGACCAGCCTCTTTGTGGTACTCGGCTTCAATGCCATCGGAGCAGGCATCCTGGCGCCTGCCTGGAAAGCAGCCTACACCCACTTTCACGACAGAGGCAAGGAGGCCAGTGAATGGTCGTTCTTCGACGGCGGCAATATGCTTATCACAGCCGTAGCCGCTTTGGCCGGAGGTTATATCGTCAAGCGCTATGGTTTCCATGCGATCTTCGTCAGTATGTTTGTCATTCAGGTAGTAGCCGCCCTTGTTTCAATCAGGCTTGTCGGACTAATGAGAAAGAGCAGTTACTGAGATTGCTATTTACTATGTTGTTGCATATACTTCAGGGTAATACGCGATGAAACACAGAAATCCAATTGCAGTCCTGATCTTCAGTATCATCACCCTTGGTATCTATGACCTCTTTTGGCTGGCCAAGACCAAGAAAGTGCTCAATCGCGAGACAAGAGTACACACACCTACCCTCTTCCTGCTATTCATCCCCTATATCGTCATCGCTATCGCCATTATCGTTGCGATTGTGATAGCCGTTCACAGCGGTTTGCATCCACAACCCAACATTACCTGCAATAACCTGCAGCCAGGGCAAGTCTGTAGCGCAACGACAAGTAGTAACCCGGGCGCTTCGATTGCCATCTTTATCATTTTGATACTTGGCTCCCTTCTCATCATCCCGGTAACTTTCTGGTGGTTCTATAAGTATTCGGAAGCAGTCAATGAGTATACCCGAGGCGAAGTAACA contains these protein-coding regions:
- a CDS encoding MFS transporter, yielding MKASLRFLLLANYLNLLGFAMFSPLYALFALRIGAQVFQTGAAWATYTAIAGLMIIIFGKMEDSFKKKYELIVIGYFWLAAGALSFLLAKSPTSLFVVLGFNAIGAGILAPAWKAAYTHFHDRGKEASEWSFFDGGNMLITAVAALAGGYIVKRYGFHAIFVSMFVIQVVAALVSIRLVGLMRKSSY
- a CDS encoding DUF4234 domain-containing protein, with the protein product MKHRNPIAVLIFSIITLGIYDLFWLAKTKKVLNRETRVHTPTLFLLFIPYIVIAIAIIVAIVIAVHSGLHPQPNITCNNLQPGQVCSATTSSNPGASIAIFIILILGSLLIIPVTFWWFYKYSEAVNEYTRGEVTTVLCFILLWLLRFVGMAILQDKFNKRDLAPSTGGGFQQPAYQQPHDGGWQQPEQPGQPMPPPTSPPAPNPHESNSGYPSVYVPPADHQPQDHNQPPFNQS